TGTGATGAATTTTTCATTACACTTTTCACTTTACACATTACACAATTTTTTAATGGGCAGATCAAATCCACCGGTTCACCCCGCAAGGATTAACAACAAATTCCAAATCTCAAATCCCAATTCCCAAACTTGTTTGTAATTTGGTGCTTGGTGTTTGGAATTTGCCTTTCCGGTGGACATCCCCACGGGGCTTTTTGACCTGTACTACATCCATCGGAGCAAAGTTACTATCCCGGCATATAGGAACTTTAATACCATCACGCCAAGGGCGTGATACTACACATTGTACCAATTTTTTGTAGTTGCTTGCCCTCGGCTCGGCAAGCCCTACACCACCAAGAATATTTGCTCCGTCCCTTTTTTAGTCAACTGCTCTTGCCCAGATGCTGAGTGTGATAGTGAACTGGTCTGACGATGTTGATGTATTCGGTAGATGGATTTTTGCCACCATGCATGCTGAACTGCCAGCAGTAATAGTTGTCGCATTGTTAATTTCTGTTTCAGTGGCTATATCAGTCCAGTTATTTGGATATCCAGCGCCAGTGAGACTGGTACCGGTACCAACCTGAAGTGAGTACTGGTCCGTACCCTGGTCTGCAGCATTCGCTTCAATTGTCCAGTCAACATCAGGCGCATCGGAATCCGCATTACTTCCTGCGCCGCACATATCACAGCCCAGAGTTCCATCATTAGTGACAGTTCCGATAAGCACATCATCAAAATCATCCAGTGCTACACTACCGAAGTCACGAGTAGCGTTTTCGGTACCAATAGATACCGAGTAGGTACCAGTCGGTGTTACTGTCAATTTACATGTACCCGGGTTAGATGCTGCATATACCGCAGTTGCAGTCAGCCCCAAAACCAACAATAAACCAAGTAGTTTTCTCATTTTTTATCACCTCCTTTTTTTTAGAATCACGCGAATACTCGCGAATTAAATACCCGAATAAACGCGAATACTTCTCTCCTTTCCATCTATTTATCTTTTTTCATCACCCCCCTTTTTGTTAAAGTTTAATATAACATCAGTTGTGTTTCTTCAATTTTTTCTGTTATCGGATTAACCTTAAAGCCAAGCATCTGCAATGTTGTTGTTCCTATTAAAACTTTAACAATTATATCTGAAATCCATATTGGTTGTGGTTCTTCTTTACCTTGAATACTTATCATTGCCCTGCCTTTTTCTATATTTGAGATTTCTACTTCAATCCCAATATGACCCATATTTACCCTTTTGGAGTTAAAGTTAAAGTGAACTTCCTCCTTCCACTATTAGTATAACACAAAATGTGCATTTTGTCAAGTACTTTTTTGATTTTGGAAATTTTTTTTTTTTGAGGTAAGAGACCACGGAACAGACACTATACAGTTTTGTTTATGTTTTACCATTTTTGTTCACCCGTGTTCATCTGTGTTCATCTGTGGTTTCATTTCAATAACTTTCTAAAAATTTTTCGGCAAAAAGCGGTGCTTTCAGAACCAATTCTGCTTCTTCTTCCTTGAATAAAAACGGTCTCACCTGATTCGCCAGAAATTTCAGTTCTTTAAAATACAGTTCAGCAATAAAAAAATTGTTTCTTTTTTCAACCGAAATCACTGTAGAAAAACCTTCCCTTTGAAGTCCACTTTCTACATTTTTAAAAAAAAGAACCGTATTTATTCCTAAATGTGCGGGTTGGTTTTGTTGTGACCGAAGTTACATTGGCTGCAACTTCCGGAATAATGCTGTAAATAGAAAGTGCTGTCTCCAAAGAAACATATGAAGGTTCGTATAATCTATTGGCAACATACAGGTCAGGAATTCTTATAAAAATCCATTTCAGTTAGTCCTTATTTTTAGGGATTATCTAAAATATATTATTTTTATATCACAGATTACCGCAGATAACCAGAACAAGTTCAGTTTATGTTTTTTGACAGGATTAACAGGATTTTAATTACCACAGAAGCACGGAATTTAGGAGGCACGGAATAAAAACTTAAATTTCTTGATTTTTTTTCTGTGTCTCCGTGTCTCTGTGGTTTATCTTGATTTTGACTTTATCTTGTAAATCCTGTCAGAGCTTTTTCTTTTGTAGGGAATACAATTTTGCAAGATTAGAGCGTGCCTGCCAGTGGTCTGGATTTATTTCAATCGCTTTTTTGAATTGTTTCTTTGCATCTTCATATTTTTCAAGTGTGAAATATAAAATACCAAGATTATTATATGTATCTGCACAGATTGGACTTAACGAAATCGCTTTTTTGTATTCCTTAAAAGATTCTTTGTATTGCTTTAATTCAAAATATAACAAGCCGAGATTGGAGTGTGCTTCCCAATTATCAGGGTTCAGTTTAATGATTTCCTGGAATTCTTTTTTTGCATTCTCATATTGTTTTATAGCCAGATACGCAATACCAAGATTATTATGTGCTTTTGTATGGTCTGGCTTCAAAAATATCGCCCGTTTTAATATATTTATCGCTTGAACATATTTTTTTTGTTCGTAATACAGAAATCCAAGATTGTTATAAGGTCTGATATTATACGGTGATTTCTTAATAGTATCCTGCCATAACAGAACAGGATTGGCAAAAAGTTGATTTCTTTTGTATGTTATTATGCCAAGGAATAAAAAATAAAAAACGGGAACTACCGGAAGCCACTTATATTTCAGACGCCTGATTATTCCAAGATAAAAATAAACCAGAATTAGATAAACCCCAAATCCGGAAATATACAACCGATTATCCACCATAACACTTGTAGTCGGAAAAATGCTTGAAGTTGGCGAGAGTGTTATAAAAAACCATAAAACAGCAAACGAAATCAGTTTTGATGCGGGTTGTTTATTCTGATAAAGCATTACCGCAATCAAAAGTAGCCCGATAACAATTATTACTGGCATTACAAATCTGGTGTCAAGCAATGTTGTTACAGGACACAGCGAGCCACGGTCTAAACAAATTCCTGCGGGGATTATGAGTAACCCTATATATCGCAGTATAGAATATGGCTGGTTTATGAAATAGATAAAAGCATCTATAGGGGCAGGTGCTTCTAAATCGCCTAATTTACCAAAATAAAAGTATCTGAATAAAAGGAATAAAACAAGTATAATCCAATAGGGTATATGGTAGCCGGCGATGCTAAAGTGCCGTTGTAGCCGAGGTTTCAGTCCATCCGCCGCATTTGTAGCCGAGGTTTCAGCCCCTGCCGACCCTGAAGCCCGTAAAGGGCTGAAGGGTCGGCTACCAGGGGCTTCAACCTCGTCGGCTACATGGGTTTCATGCTCGGTGGCTCGGCTATTTTGACTTTTCAGAAAAATATAATCAAACACAAGTATTATTGCTGGAAGTGTAACAGCATCCTGTCTTGAAAAAAGCGCCAGTATGAAGCAGATAAGAGATAAGAGATAAGAGATAAGAGACTGGTGTTCTATAAAAAATAACAGTGCCAGCAGATAAAAAAATACTGATAGCCCAACAGAACGACTAAAAATATATGATACTGCGCTGGTATTGACAGGATGGATAGCAAAAAGAGATGTTACAAGAAAAGGTAAGAAATATTGATTATATTCCAACTTGTCATTCTGAGCGTAGCGAATAATCTCGGTTTTTGGGATTGCTTCGGTTTCACCTCGCAATGACAGAAATATCATTATTTTTTTTGTAAGTAAAAAAAGTAATATCGCATTGAATATATGGAAAATAAAATTAACCAAATGGTAGCCAAACGGGTTCAATCTGCCAAAAAAATAATTCAGCGTAAAGGTTAAATATACTAAAGGTCGGGAAGGGTCATTTCGTTCGGTATAGTTGGTATTACGGTAGGGATAAATGAGTTTGGTTTTGATATTATTCAGTTTTTTTATATCCGGGTTGTTAACGATTTTTGACTTATCGTCTAATATAAAAGGCGCCTGAAAAGAAGCATAATATATAACCGTAGTGCATATTATTATTAGCCCGATTCCAACCCATTTCCAGCCCATTTTTTATTCTTTGGTTGTTACAAACAGTTTAGAAAAAACCTCAACAGGTACCTGTGCAGGTACCTGTGCCTGTATCAAGAATACAAATTTTTTATTTTTGTATTGTTCGCCTTCCGGTATATTGAGATACAGGTCAAGTTTTTTCATTGACTCGCCTTTCAGTTTCAGTTTTTTTGGCTTGATTGTTAAAAATTTCGGGTCACCGGGTTCGTAATCACCATCTTTACCTGTGGTGATAGCGAGCATATTCAATGGCACTGGCTCTGTTGACCTGTTTATCAGAGTGAGTCGCGCACCCGCTTCTTTTCTTAAATTTATTTTTTTACCGATAGCAACCGGCTGTTTTATTGTGATATTTACAGGGTCTAATTCAAAATTGAGCGTCATCATTTTTTTTCGTTTCTTTTCTTTTAACAGTTCTTCAGGACCTATACTGCCGACGGAAAATCTTATTTTGCATTTAACTCCACCGACTACTATAAAAGTAGCGCCTGGTGGTATATCAATAGATTTTTCAATAATAGATAGTTCTGCTTGAAAATGTCTGCCCTGGAGTGCAGGGTCGTTAGGAATACTGATGATTACATCAGATGAACCTTTTTCGCCAGCGCCTAACCGATATTTTGAAGGCACTACCTGTATCCAGGAAAGATCCGGGATTTCTTCATATCCTTTAGCTAGTTTTGGCGGTTTTTGTACTTCTATTGTTATATCAGTTGTGCCGCCTCTATTTTCTACAATCAGCGGGCAATTTCGTAAAGTCCGTAGGTTATAACTTTCGCCGATTTCCACATACTCAAGCACAATATCAGAAAACATCGTCGCTATATGTCCGTAGGCGGCAGTAGTAAATAGTAAGTAGTAAACAGTAAACAGTAAGAGTCCAATTTTTTTCATCGTTATTCCCTCCTTAAGGAGTGTCATTCCCGAGTGTTTCTATAGGGAATCCATAGTCTTTTCTGGATACCCGACTACTATCCCCGCTTACTACCTGCGAGGACAGGCCTTCGGGTATGACACTTCGTGCAATCTACGTAATCTGCGTTTATCTGTGGTTCCATTTTTATTTCTCCTGTTCCTTTTTAATTACATTTTTAATTTTTTTGTAGTTATTATTCAGTATTTCATCTGTAGGCGCTATTTTTAATGCGGTTTCTATTGTCTGTTTTGCTTTCTGGAACTGCTTGGTATCTAGATAACATATCGCAAGGTAGTTATAGGTATCTATTTTTGCAGGTTGTAACGCAACGGCTTTTGAGAAGTATAAAATTGCTTTTTGATATTTTTTTAGAGCAAGATACAATTTTGCCAACTGAAAAGTTGCCTCTGTATTTTTGGATTGACCGTCAAGACCTTTTTCATAATACTTTATTGCCAATTTTTTTTCGCCAATTTCTTCATGTATCATTGCCAAATTGAAATATGCAGGATAAAATTCAGAATCAAGTTGGAGCGCTTTATCAGAATACAAAATGCTTTCGTTATACATTTTTTTCTTGAGATACAGATACCCAAGGTTGGAAAATGCTGTTGTAAAGTCAGGATTTATCTCTGTTGCATTCAATAATTTTTTAATTGCTAGGTCGTACTGTCCTTTTTCCATTAAGGACTTTGCTTCTTGATGATACTTGTTTGCTAAATATGTGTTTTCTTCACCTGCCAGTTTATAGTAAAATGCTGCTTCTTTTTCATTATTTTGTTTTTCGTAGATTCTTGCTAAACTTAAATAAACACTTTTGACTATTGGCATGATTCGTGGCATATTCTGCGGGTAATTTTTTATTATTTGAAATGCCTTCTTGTAGTTCTGCAATGCACTGTTAATATCACCCATTTTCTCTTTGATATAGCCCAGATTGTAATATCCTTCAGAGCTATCAGGTTCTAACGAAATCATTTTCAGATATTCCTGTGATGCGTTTTCTAACAGTCCTTTATAGTAATAGGCACCGCCTAAACCAAAATGTGCTCTTGAAAAATCAGGATACAATTCCACATATTTTTTCCATAGTCGGATTTCATCACACCAGTCATAATTGCGAACAAATGTTCGTATGCCAAACAAAATTATTATTGCGATGTAGACGGCATTTAATTGCCGTCTACGGAAATTTACAAACAACATTCCGAAAAGCCAGCAGAAACCGATAGAAGGTATAAATAGATAACGGACATAAAGCAGATTATTTTTCAGAAATGGCACCAGATTCATCGCAGGTAACAGTGGTATAAACATCCAGGCAGCAGCAATTAACAAACTCCATTTTTTCCGTGTTATCAGATATGCTACAAATATCACAGCACAGAATACAGATGTTATGCCTAATACTGCTTTTGGCGATATGAGTGTAAAAATTACATCAGGCGGGTATTCAACTGATAGTTTTACAGGATACACAAGTAATAACAGA
Above is a genomic segment from Elusimicrobiota bacterium containing:
- a CDS encoding aspartyl protease, yielding MGHIGIEVEISNIEKGRAMISIQGKEEPQPIWISDIIVKVLIGTTTLQMLGFKVNPITEKIEETQLMLY
- a CDS encoding tetratricopeptide repeat protein yields the protein MGWKWVGIGLIIICTTVIYYASFQAPFILDDKSKIVNNPDIKKLNNIKTKLIYPYRNTNYTERNDPSRPLVYLTFTLNYFFGRLNPFGYHLVNFIFHIFNAILLFLLTKKIMIFLSLRGETEAIPKTEIIRYAQNDKLEYNQYFLPFLVTSLFAIHPVNTSAVSYIFSRSVGLSVFFYLLALLFFIEHQSLISYLLSLICFILALFSRQDAVTLPAIILVFDYIFLKSQNSRATEHETHVADEVEAPGSRPFSPLRASGSAGAETSATNAADGLKPRLQRHFSIAGYHIPYWIILVLFLLFRYFYFGKLGDLEAPAPIDAFIYFINQPYSILRYIGLLIIPAGICLDRGSLCPVTTLLDTRFVMPVIIVIGLLLIAVMLYQNKQPASKLISFAVLWFFITLSPTSSIFPTTSVMVDNRLYISGFGVYLILVYFYLGIIRRLKYKWLPVVPVFYFLFLGIITYKRNQLFANPVLLWQDTIKKSPYNIRPYNNLGFLYYEQKKYVQAINILKRAIFLKPDHTKAHNNLGIAYLAIKQYENAKKEFQEIIKLNPDNWEAHSNLGLLYFELKQYKESFKEYKKAISLSPICADTYNNLGILYFTLEKYEDAKKQFKKAIEINPDHWQARSNLAKLYSLQKKKL
- a CDS encoding tetratricopeptide repeat protein; this translates as MKTLFIIILISIGINIILLKAPFLYDDRDIIINNKKLHNINNIAKIFTRDYYNVTLEVSFRPIVSGFHFINYFLWGKNPIGYRVLELIIYAGIVILVYLVGLKIFNNQVTAFIGSLLFAVHPVHSDAIGCITLGYGELVNTVFILLAFYFYLVLYEKFNSDIIFLSVLFFVFALLSRETAVVFPALVMLHLFSEKREKKFYYLFAGYVIIGIFYLILRFTTFGFQEASQVGFIGGGFYANFLSMSYVFLQYLLLLVYPVKLSVEYPPDVIFTLISPKAVLGITSVFCAVIFVAYLITRKKWSLLIAAAWMFIPLLPAMNLVPFLKNNLLYVRYLFIPSIGFCWLFGMLFVNFRRRQLNAVYIAIIILFGIRTFVRNYDWCDEIRLWKKYVELYPDFSRAHFGLGGAYYYKGLLENASQEYLKMISLEPDSSEGYYNLGYIKEKMGDINSALQNYKKAFQIIKNYPQNMPRIMPIVKSVYLSLARIYEKQNNEKEAAFYYKLAGEENTYLANKYHQEAKSLMEKGQYDLAIKKLLNATEINPDFTTAFSNLGYLYLKKKMYNESILYSDKALQLDSEFYPAYFNLAMIHEEIGEKKLAIKYYEKGLDGQSKNTEATFQLAKLYLALKKYQKAILYFSKAVALQPAKIDTYNYLAICYLDTKQFQKAKQTIETALKIAPTDEILNNNYKKIKNVIKKEQEK